One window from the genome of Spirochaetaceae bacterium encodes:
- a CDS encoding peroxiredoxin gives MALRINDTAPDFSADTTQGPINFHEWVGDGWAILFSHPKDFTPVCTTELGAVAGLTAEFAKRNCKVLGISVDGVSDHEAWSKDIEASQGHAVTYPLIGDPNLAIVKAYDMLPADAGDTSEGRTPMDNATARSVFVIGPDKKIKATLTYPMSTGRNFAEILRLVDSCQLTAGKQVATPANWEQGEDVIILPSVSDEAAKETYPDGWEQPLPYIRIVPQPK, from the coding sequence ATGGCACTGCGAATCAACGACACGGCGCCCGACTTCAGCGCCGACACGACACAAGGACCGATCAACTTCCACGAGTGGGTCGGCGACGGCTGGGCGATCCTGTTCTCCCATCCCAAGGACTTCACGCCGGTGTGCACCACCGAGCTGGGCGCGGTGGCCGGCCTGACCGCCGAGTTCGCCAAGCGCAACTGCAAGGTCCTGGGCATCAGCGTCGACGGCGTGAGCGACCACGAGGCGTGGTCGAAGGATATTGAGGCATCGCAGGGGCACGCGGTGACCTACCCGCTGATCGGCGATCCCAACCTGGCGATCGTGAAGGCGTATGACATGCTGCCCGCCGACGCCGGCGACACGTCCGAGGGGCGCACGCCGATGGACAACGCCACCGCGCGCAGCGTGTTCGTAATCGGCCCCGACAAGAAGATCAAGGCCACCCTCACCTACCCGATGAGCACCGGGCGCAACTTCGCCGAGATCCTGCGGCTGGTCGACTCCTGCCAGCTCACCGCCGGCAAGCAGGTGGCGACGCCGGCCAACTGGGAGCAGGGCGAGGACGTGATCATCCTGCCGTCGGTGTCGGACGAGGCGGCCAAGGAGACCTACCCCGACGGCTGGGAGCAGCCGCTGCCCTACATCCGCATCGTTCCACAGCCGAAGTAG